A stretch of DNA from Hoeflea ulvae:
TCGCCTGCCGGCCTGAAGAGCGACGACAATGCCGCTGGCGAAGACGATGCTGCAGACGAAGCAGCCGAAGGCGACAGCGAAGATTAAGCTGTCCTGGCACTTTATTGAGGAACAGGTTCCATGTTGCTGATCGTAGGCCTTGGAAATCCGGGACCCCAATATGCCAGGAACCGGCACAATGTCGGATTTATGGCGGCGGACGCAATTGCCCGCCGCCATTCCTTTTCCGGATTTTCGAAGAAATTCCGCGGTGAAATCGCCGAAGGCACCCTTGCCGGCGAGAAGGCCCTGCTGCTCAAACCCATGACCTTCATGAACCTGTCAGGCGACAGCGTCGGCGAAGCCATGCGGTTCTACAAGCTCAAGCCTGCCGACATCATCGTCATCCATGACGAGCTCGATCTCGCCCCGGGCAAGCTCAAGCTCAAGACCGGTGGCGGCAATGGCGGCCATAACGGGCTCAAGTCGATCGACGCCCATTGCGGCAAGGACTACAAGCGGCTCCGCATCGGCATAGGTCATCCCGGCCACAAGGACCGCGTCAATCCGCATGTGCTGGGCGATTTCGCCAAGGCGGATCAGGACTGGCTGCAGCCGCTGCTCGATGCCATCGCCGATCATGCCGAGCTGATCGCCAAGGGCGACGATGCAGGCTTTTTCAACAAGATCGCGCTCGCCACCGGCACCGCAGCCCCCAAGCCTGAAAAACCCGCCAAAGCCCCGGCCTCGCCCGGCGGCAAACAGGCCCCGGCCGGCAAATCCCACATCCGCCAGGCCCGCAATTCGGCCCAGCCGAAGACATTGCCGGCGTCAGGCCCGATGGCCGACATGCTGAAGCGGCTGTTCGGCAAGGACTGAGCAGCCACTCACACAATCGTCATTCCGGCTTGAACGGTCTTTTCGCTATCCTGAGGCTGATGAAACACCGACGGGAGAGTTGAGCCATGTCCATTTTCAAGATCATACGCAAGGCCATTGCCATGCCTTTGCTCGCGCTGGCAGTCCTGACCGGGGCAGCCATGGCCGGTGAGACCAATCTGAGCTTCCACGGCATCGCCATCCAGGGCCATGACCCCGTCGCCTATTTCACGCAAGGCAAGCCGGTACCGGGAGATCCGGACATCACCGCCACCCA
This window harbors:
- the pth gene encoding aminoacyl-tRNA hydrolase, which translates into the protein MLLIVGLGNPGPQYARNRHNVGFMAADAIARRHSFSGFSKKFRGEIAEGTLAGEKALLLKPMTFMNLSGDSVGEAMRFYKLKPADIIVIHDELDLAPGKLKLKTGGGNGGHNGLKSIDAHCGKDYKRLRIGIGHPGHKDRVNPHVLGDFAKADQDWLQPLLDAIADHAELIAKGDDAGFFNKIALATGTAAPKPEKPAKAPASPGGKQAPAGKSHIRQARNSAQPKTLPASGPMADMLKRLFGKD